Part of the Gracilimonas sp. genome is shown below.
GATTTCATACTTATCTGAGTAGGTTTCCACTTCTTTTCTGAATTTTTCAGCCCGGGTGCGGAGATGATCAGGCACAAGCTGCAGGTTTAAAACGGCAACCTTTCGGATGGTTCCATCTTCTGCTTCCACTTCTTTAATCTCGGTTTGTTCAGCTACCTCTTTAGCGTATTGGAGAGAATCCATGTCTTCCGGGATGTCAACCTGTCCGGCTAAAACGGGCTCCTGCATTACTTCTTTCTCTGTTTCATCAGGCAGTTCCGATTCGGTGCCTTTACTGCTAATTAAATCCAGTACCGTATTTTCTATAGTAATGAGCAGGCTGTCTTCGGTGTCGTTTTCATCAGCCAACACTTCGATAGTGCCCTCACCGTCCTCAAAATCTACGTCCCATCGAACTTTGCCTCCGTTTTGGTATTCAATCCAGTTGGTCTTGGTTCGCTCTTTAAAATCTCCCCATTGCCGTAACATATCATCCCGGAAGCTGTTGAATTCCATTTCATGCTGAAACACAAAAGCTTCATAATCGGCGATGTTTTGGTGTAGCGCAGAATCCTGGGCAGCCTGAATTTGATCAAGTTGCTGCTGCCGTTGCTGCCGGTATTCTTCCCAGGTGAGTGATGCATCTTGTGCTGTGATGTGTGTCGATGAAAAGAAAAGAATGACCAGTCCAAAAAATAGTGAAGTCTTCATAAGTACCCCAAATGTGCTTTAGCCTAATTAATTGGTGAAATTGTCCCCGTGGTTTGTATCCCAAAAGTACAACCTGCAGAGCAAAAGCCAAATACCGATTTTTTGATGCAAAATTTCTGTGTAATGGCTTATGATTTAGGAAGCGAAATGATTTCCGGTATGCAAGCGAGTCGTTCACGGCATCGCGTTAAATAAAAATCGCGTTTAGTTAAAAAGTATTTCACCTAAATTTTCTGTAATCAGATAAAACAATTTAAATTGGCTCTTCGTCTTTTTTTATGAAACTTTGTTAGAAGGGTTGCTTAAAGGTAAAGGAATGTCTAACTCTAACTACCAATTTTAAACAAACAGGACGCTACACTATGAAGAAAATACTACTGTTCTTAAGCTTGATTGTTCTGGTTCCGGCATGGGCGAATGCTCAAAAAGGAGACAAGGACAAAAAAGAAGAAGACAAATTCACGGAACTAACCAAAGATGCCGAACATATTGAGGGTTTCTTTGATCTGTATAAAACAGATGATGCTCTGTACCTGACTGTTACTGAAGAGCAGCTAAATAATGACTTTCTCATGAATTTTGAAATTGAGCAAGGTATTGGTTCATCCGGATTATATGGCGGAACCATGCTGAGCGTGTTTGAGGGGTTACTTGTACGACTTGAAAAGCAGGAAGGAAAGTTGATGCTTGTTCAAAAACCACACCGTTATGTGGCTGAAGAAGGTACACCGGAAGCAGTATCGGTAGAATTGGGATATGGGAATTCAATTCTGGAAACCGCCAAGGTTGAAACAACCAATGATGACGGCGTAATGCTGGTAAATGTGTATGACTGGTTTGTAGGCGACCTTTCCAATATTGGACAGCGGGTGAGCTTTGTGGTTTCTTCACGACCGGGGCAGCCGGGACGTGCTTCTTTTGATAAATCGAGAAGCTACCTGAAAGCGGTTAAGTCATTCCCGATGAATACAAATGTGACCGCTCAGCTTACATTCAATAACAGCGAACTGGGAGGTCCGAGAACCGTAGCCGACAGCCGATATATCCCGGTATCCATTCATTATACCATGGCGGAACTTCCTGAAGAGCCCATGAGTCCGCGTATGGCCGATGACCGTACCGGTTTTTTTATGACGGTACATAAGGACTTTACCGACGATGACGATGATACTTTCTTCAAGCGATATGTGAACAAATGGAGACTGGAATGTGACGGAGCTCCCGGAGCAGACGGACTTTGCGATCCGGTTGAGCCCATCACCTACTATATCGACCACACAGTACCTGAAGCCTACCGGGAAGCTATGATGGAAGGGGTGGAAGAATGGTCGAAGGCATTTGAAGCTGCCGGTTTCCGAGATGCGGTTCAGGCCGAAATGTTGCCTGAAGGTGTTGAGCCGGAAGATATCCGCTATGCAACCCTGAGATGGAACGTGTCGGACCAGCCGGGGTACGGAGCCATTGGCCCTTCTGTGGTTGACCCAAGAACAGGAGAAATCCTGGATGCGGATATACTTTTTGAAGCCAACATGATTCTGGGCGACAAAGAAGAGTACCGCGAAATGGTAGAACCGAGAGCAGCCATTGATGAAATTTACAATGTGAGTGCTGAAGAAGTGGCGATGTCGAGCCGTTCAGAGATGAAGTCGTTTTACACGGAAATGGCCATGCAGCTTGATATGGTTAAAGGACTGCTGGTAGCCAGAGGACAAATTGCTTCCAACGACCCTGTTCCCAAGGAATTCACCGATCAGGCACTGCGATGGGTAACCATGCACGAAGTGGGGCATACGCTTGGCCTTCGTCACAATTTCCGCTCTTCCGTAGATACTCCTCTTGACAAACTATATGACACCGAATGGACTGAGGAAAATGGAGTTTTCAGTTCAACGATGGATTATCCAACGGTAAACTTGTCGCCACAGGGAGAAGACAATGATGGACATTACTATAACACCAGTGTAGGTTCTTATGACCGATGGGTAATCAGTTACGGGTACACGCCGGATGATGAGAAAGCAGCGGAAATTGCCCGAATGGCAGCTCAGCCGGGTCATGCCTACGGTACCGATGAAGATGCCCGTGGTTCAGGTGCAATAGATCCACATGTCAATGTTTATGATCTTGGAGCTGACCCACTTGCATGGGGTAAAGGACGTGCTGCCCTGCTGAGAGACCTTATTCCGGAAGTTCCGGAGATTGCGCTGGCAGACAACATGCCTTATTACGAGGCAACCGATTTGTTCAACACGTACTTCTTCCAGTATGTGAGAGCATTGGGCCCGACGGTGAAATATATTGGGGGCCAATACCAGTACAGAGACCATGTTGGAGATCCTGATGCGCGGATGCCATTTGTACAAATTCCACTGGAAAAACAGCAGGAAGCACTTGATATGATTATCGAGTATGCCTTAGCTGAAGATGCGTTTGAACTTCCTCAGGAAGTATATCAGCAATTTGGAGCTGATCGATGGAGCCATTGGGGTAACTCAAACACCTATGGCGGCCGTATCGACTATCCGTTGCATCAATATTTGTTGGGAGTGCAATCAAGCCTGCTTGAAGCGCTGCTTGATGGAACACGCCTGGCCCGAATTCGGGATACCGAAGTTAAATTTGGGGAAGAAAACACGATCACTATCCCTGAGCTTATGGGAACCATCACCAACGCCGTTTGGAGTGAAGTATGGGCGGCTCCGGGATCAAACATCAGCAGTAACCGCCGTGATGTACAGCGTGCATATCTGGACCTGATGATTGAGATTGTTACAGATGCTCCGTCCGATATGCCGGCAGATGCACGTTCGGTAGCCCGGGCACAATTGTCGGATCTTAACAACCGAATTACCCGGCGATTGACACCACCTTACAGCTTCGATGCTTATACCGAAGCGCATCTGCGTGAAGTGAAGGCACGGGTAGATAAAGCACTGGATGCAGGCTTAAGCCTTGAAAACTGATAGTTAGAAAGGCAACAGCTTAGTACTTCTGAATTTGGCTCCGATGCTCAGCGTCGGAGCTTTTTTTATGTGCAAAAAAAAATACTTCTATCCATTATACCCAACTGAAAGAACCGTGATATCATCCGACTGATCGGCTTTGCCCATAAACTTCAGCACATCCACAATCAGGCTGCGCACCAGTTTATTGATGTTATCTTTGCTATGCTTTTCCAGAAAGGCTTCAAGGCGGGGTTCTTCATACATGGAGCCATCTACAGCCGTTGCTTCTGTAACGCCATCTGTGAAGAGGAGAATTTTTTCACCCGGTTCGAGCGTAAATTCTTTCGTCTCAAAATTGAAGGGTTCAATTTTACCAAGCAGAATTCCTTCCGTAGTTTCAACCTCTTCAATCGTCCCGTCATTTCGGACGATGTAAGGTAGGTTATGCCCGCCATTGCAATATTGCACCTTGCCGGTTCGAACATCCATCACCCCATAAAAAGCGGTAACAAAAGTGGTGAGATCACTTTCCGGGATCAGCATGGTATTAACTGTTGAAAGACAAAGGGCAGGGTCCTGAATCTGTGAGGCAATCGCTTTGATGGTTGTCCGGGAAACCGCCATATATAAAGAGGCCGGAACTCCTTTGCCGGAAACGTCGGCACATACAAAGCCCAGGTGGTGTTCATCCAGCATAAAGAAATCATAAAAATCACCACCTACCTGTTTGGCGGTGTACATCTCTGCGTAAATGCTAAACTCTGAGCGGTCAGGGAAGGGAGGGAACTCCTGGGGCAGCATCTTCTGCTGAATACGAGCCGCTGTTTCCAGGTCGGTTTGTACGGCTTCCAGCGTTTTTTTGTGTTGAATGCCATCCTGAATGAGTTGTATTTCTTTCAGCGTTTTTTCGATAGTGGCATTCAGGTCGGTGAAGTCGATGGGCTTGGTTACAAAATCAAAAGCACCCCGGTTCATCGCGGTGCGGATGTTATCCATATCTCCATAGGCGGAAACAATCACGGTTTTGAACGTGGGGTTTTCGAGTTTCTGCGTCTCCGTCAGAAAAGTGAGCCCGTCCATCCGGGGCATATTGATATCAGATAAAACCAGGGAAATGTTATGCGATTCGCTGAGCATTTCGAGGGCTTCTTCTCCGTTTTCGGCAAAGAAAAATTCGTATTCATCCTCTTTTATTTGTTTGCGGAACCGTTGCAAAATTAACATTTGCAGATCCGGTTCATCATCAACCACTAATATTCTGTGCTTTTCCATAACCCTAGGTTAAATTAAACGTCTATTGGTGAATCAATTGGTTGATTTCTTCTCTGAGTTCTTCAAAATCGATGGGCTTGGTAAAAAATGCCTTTGCGCCCGATTCCATGGCTTTGTCGTAATTATGCTGGTCGCCATAGGCAGATATCATGCTTACTTTTATTTGCGGGAAATCAGTTTTCACCTTTTCCAGCAGCTCCAGTCCCGACATACCCGGCATGTTGATATCAGAAAATATATACACAACCTCGGGGGGGTGATTACTTCTCAAAATCTCGATGGCTTCATCGCCGGAAAAGGCAAATTCCAGTTCCAGGGCATTGCTCCGTATTTCTTTTCTGAATTTTTGACGAAACAGCATTTCAACGTCTTTTTCATCATCCACCACTAAAAATTTCATGGGTTCGCTCATTATTCTATTTGTTTAGGTTGATCGTAAATATTGTGCCCTTACCTTTTTCAGAATCTACCTGAATGGTGCCACCGTGTGCTTTGATGATATCATTGGTAATGCTGAGTCCGAGTCCGGTACCTTCCGTTCCTTTCTTTGTAGTGAAGAAAGGCTGCATAATTTTGTCTCTCATGTCGTCCGGTATTCCCGGCCCGTTATCTTCAATTTGAAGTAAAACGTTTCCATTTTCTGATGAAGTCCTCACCGTAAGCTTGGCTTTGTATTCTTTAGAATTTGTTGCTTGGTCTTTGGACTTCAGCTTTTCCCTCATCGCATCAAAAGCATTGTTGCACAGGTTTACGATTACGCGACTGAAGTCTTCGGCTATTAATGGGATTGGATCTATACTTTCATCCAGGTCAAATATGATGTCAGAATTGATGGGCTCCTTGCCGGCTCTCATACCGTGGAAAGTCAGGTTCACATACTCTCTGACTACCGTATTTATCTGGGTCGGCTCTTTTCTGCCGCTGCCTCCACGCGAGTGCTGCAACATCGATTTCACGATAGAATCAGCCCTTTGTCCGTGCTCATGAATTTTATTGAGGTTCGCTTCAATGTCGGCTAACAGATCCTTTAAGTCAGTATTATCACCGGCCAGCTCACGAGCTTCCTCCAGCAGTTCCACATTCAAGTCAGAAAAGTTATTCACGAAATTCAGCGGATTCTTAATCTCATGGGCAATACCGGCAGTAAGCTGTCCAAGTGAAGCCAGTTTTTCCTGCTGTATGAGCTGTTGCTGCATGTCTTTTAACTCACTCAAGGTTGCATTCAGTTTTCGATAGGCTGAAGCATTGTCGAGGGCAATGGCAGCATAAGTGGCCAGGTTTCTCAACAGGTTCACATGATAAGCGGTGTACGCATCTTTCTTGAAGCTTTGAGTGGTGATAACACCTATCACCCGGTCTTGCTGAACCAGCGGCAGGTAGAGTATAGACTTCGACTCTTCCCCTTCAATAGGCGCCTGATAGGTTTTAACATACTTGGTATGCTCGTTGGCGTAATCCCCGACAATAATTTCCTCTTTGTTCTTGAAGCAGAAAACCGCCAGGCGGTCTTCTTCGTCCAGGTTGTTTACAAAAGGAGATAACATCTTTCCCTTTTCCTTGGTAGCCGGGAACTCGAGTCGGTTTTTTTCTTCATTATAAATTCCGACCCCAAAAATGGAAGCATCCATCAGGGCGTTCACATTCTCGTAAACGGTGTCAATGATTTTGTTTACCGAAAGAGTGGAGGTAATGGCCCGCCCGATCTGGCTCAGCTGCTCGGTATCCGACCGGCGCTTGTTTTCAGCCTCGGCCCGGAGCTCGGCTTCTCGAAGTGCCTGTCGTTCTTGTTCCTTTTTAGAAATACGGCTGCGCTGAAAACGATCAACCCCAAAAACCATAAAGCCCAGCATTCCAACTCCTAAAGAGTAGGCCCACCAGGTTCTGTACCACGGAGGTAAAATGGTTAATCCAATTGTGGCTCCTTCGTGATTCCAGACTCCATCCGCATTCGCTGCTTTCACTTTAAAAGTATATTCCCCTTCCGGAAGATTGGTGTAGGTTGCCGAACGTTTGTTGCCGGCATCAATCCAGTCCGGGTCAAATCCCTCCAGTTGGTAGGAGTAGGTATTCATTTTGGGGTTGGCATAATGCAGGGCCACATAGTCAAAAGTTACTTCATTTTGGTAATAGGGAAGAGTAATTTTTTGAGTATTACTGAGTGCATCCTTGAGCGGAGAATCAGGTCCGGGCACTACGGGTTTGTTGAATATTTTAAAATCAGAAAGCACTACCTGAGGTGGGATTTCATTCACATGCAGCTGTTCGGGAACAAAAGCCGTAACTCCTTCGCCACTGCCAAAATACATAACTCCGTTATTTCCTTTGAAATAACCGTTCTGAGAATATTCCAGTGCCATAAGTCCGTCATCGAGCCCGTAATTTCTAAACGTCTCAGTGGCAGGGTCAAAATTAGAGATGCCTTTATTGGAGCTCATCCAAAGGGTGTTGTTATTATCCACCAACAAGCCATATAGCGAATTATTAGAAAGACCTTGTTCCTCGGTAAAATGCGTAGCCTTGCCGGTTTGTATATCAAAGCGGTTCAGCCCACCATTTGAGGTAGCCAGCCAAAGTGTACCCGGATCATTATTCAGCTGGGTTATGCTTTGTATTTGACTGTTGTTGATGGTTGTTGAATCGGTAGGTTTATAGGTAGAAGCTACAGTTGCAATACCGTCGGGTGTTATTTGGAGTAAACCTAAAGTAGTACCTGCCCACAACATGCTGTCTTCAGCCATATGCAAACTCAAAACGGGAGGGCCGAAATCGGTTTTTAATTCTTCCTGAGGAAGGGGGATATGTTCATACTCTCCGGTGATTGAATTAAAGCGATCGAGCCCGCCAATGCTGCCAATCCAGAAGACGTCCTCATCAGTTGCGGTTGGTACGATCGCAAAAAGGCTGTTTCGGCCCTGGTTCCCATCAATCCGCGGGTGGCGGAAATAAGTAGATTTTTTAGTTGTGCGATCGAATAAACTCAGCCCACCGCTGGTGCCTATCCAAAAACGACCATTAGCATCTTCATGGAATACCCGTATGGATCCAAATATTAATGATGTGGTATCATCAGGGTTAGAAGTATAATGAGAGACTTTCCCGGTGTTGATGTCGAATTCAGTGAGGATATCACCCGCAGACCCGATATCTGTTCCTACCCACAAAGTTCCTTCGCTATCTTCAAAAACACCCCATACAATACCCGGGGAGATGGTTTGGTCATCATCAGGGTTATTCTTCAGGTGAGTGAAATTTACCGCGCCGGGATTAAAGGCGGAAAGCCCCCTGGTTGCTGTACCCACCCAGATGGTTCCGGAACGGTCGGCATACATCGATGTAGCAAAATTATCGCTGAGGCTATTTGGGTCTCGCTGATTGTTACGATAAGAAGTGAATTCACGGTCAACGATGTCGAAGCGGGCAACACCTGTTCCAGGGCCGGCCACCCATAATACATTTGGATTCTCTGGATCAGGCACAACCTGATGAAGAAAGTTAAGCGGGTTGACGTTCTCTCCGTCATTGGGTTCAATCAGATATCGCTCAAAGTCCCCGGTTTTGCTATCCAAAAATACCAGTCCATTTCCGGTTGCCAGCCACAAAGCACCGGGTATATCAGGTGAGAGATATTGATCCAAAACATTCTGAGGGGCTCCATAAAACTCACGGCCATCTATATCAAACAAAAAGCGGGTGATTTCATAAGTATCCGGGTGAATTCTTGAAATGCCATTAGTGCCACCGGCCCAAAGATTGCCTTCAGAGTCTTCGTTAATCCAAAAGACAGTTTGGCTTGCAATTGTTGTTGGATCTTCATGGTCATGCTGGTACCGTATGAATGTGCCGTCTTCACCAGCGGGCATACGATTCAGTCCATCTCCAAAGGTGCCCACCCACAGGTTCCCCCGGCTGTCTTCGAACGGCATAAAAGCACGGTCGCTGGAAATACTGGTAGAGTCATTCGGGTCGTGAACGAACTTCGTGAATTTTCCTGTAGCCTGATTCAGTCGGTTTAATCCACCGCCTTCTGTTGTAACCCAAATATCCCCGTTTGCTGATTCATCCATCCCCCAAACCCAGTTCTCGGAAAGAGACGTGGTATCGAAAGGAGTTTGCTTGTACACTTTAAATTCATAGCCATCGTAGCGGTGGAGACCACCCTGAGTAGCAATCCAGAGAAACCCCTTACTATCCTGCATAATGGTATTTGCACTGGCCTGATTCATCCCATCGCTGAGCCCGGTATGCTCAAAGCGCAGGGAAGGAGCTTCACTTTGTAAAAGCGTGGGTTTTATTTCCTGTTCGGTTTGGGCATGAACAGAAGTTACCAGGCCTACAGAAGCAGCCAGGCAAATAATGCCGGTTTTAAAAGATAGTATGTTTTTTTTGCTCATCGTTTATCCCCCCGGGGATAATTTAATGGTGAGACATGTACCCTCATGTTGGTTAGTGGAAACTTCTAAAAAACCACCGTGTGCTTTAATAATGTCGTTGGTAATGCTTAACCCCAACCCCGTACCTTCGGTGCCCTTCTTTGTCGTGAAAAAAGGCTGAAGAATCTTTTCCTTTATATCTGGTGAAATACCCGGACCATTATCCTCAATTTCTATGAAAGTTGCTTGATTCTTCTCATAGGTCCTCACCGTCAGCTTTGGCTTATATTCTTTACCCTCACTTCCTGAAAGCTGTGGGCTGCCAACTGACAGCTTTTCCCTCATCGCATCAAAGGCATTATTACACAAATTGATTATCACCCGGCTAAAATCTTCAGGAATCAGCGGTACTTCTCCGATCGAATCATCCAGCTCAAAATCCATAGCTACGTTTATGGGATTCTTGCTTGCCCTCATACCATGGAAGGAGAGATTTACAAATTCTTTAACCAATGCATTCAAATCCGTAGGCTCCATCTTTCCGGAACCACCCCGGCTATGCTCCAGCATTGATTTGACGATAGAATCAGCCCGTGTACCGTGTACATGAATTTTGCGGAGATTCTTGTCAATATCATTCAGGTTATCATTGGCCTCCTTAATACGCCCTTTATCCTCCGCTGAAAGCTGATCGCTGAGAGCTGAAAGCTCCTCTTTTGTCTCTTCTATCAACTCCACACTCAACTCCGAAAAATTATTCACAAAATTCAGCGGGTTCTTAATCTCGTGGGCAATGCCGGCGGTGAGTTGTCCAAGGGAAGCCAGTTTTTCCTGCTGTATAAGCTGTTCTTGTGTAGCCTGCAGGTTTTCAAGACTTTCTTCCAATTCCCTGGTTCGTTTTTTGACAAGATTTTCCATAGTGCCATATAATTCGCCATATCGATGGGAGATAAACAGGCTTAAACCAAAAGGGATGGAGGAAAATGCTAATGTCGTATTTAAATAAGACAAGAAGCTTGAAAGGGTATATACTCCTAAAACTTCCAGCCAATAAATGATCACACAAATGATAGACGCTAATATTCCGCCTGCAATATAAACCAGCCCGGTTTTTTTTCTGCGATATGCAACTCGGATCAGGAAGGCACTCAATACAAACGATATAAATAAAACACCCAGTGCTGAATAAGCCAGGTAAAAATCAAAATGATAAATCAGTGCATAAGCCAGAAAAACCCAGGCAAAATGAATTACCTGGTAGTAGTTCTTTAACCGGAACAGCAGGGCTATCACAAAAGGAAGAATGGTAAATGGAAATGCGCATAACAGGTTCCAGGTATAATCTGCAAGAATATAGCCTAATGTCTTGTACTCAATGAAAGCAAAACTGTGCACAGTCAGGCTTCCTATAAGTAAACATAAAATGACGAGTATGATTACAGGGTTGGAGGGGTCTTCAGGAAACTTCAGGTAGAGCATTAAATGAATTAGAAATAGCATCAATAAAATGCCTCCGGTAAAAGAAGCCGTAAATATTCTAAAATCAATTTCGGCAGATAAGTACTTATTGTAGGAAGCAGTGGAAAAACCCATAGTAAAACCCAAATCTGTAGCTGTCTTTCCAAATAACTGTTGATATGGTTTTGCCTGGTGGAATGAGTATCTGACGGCCAATGTGTGTATCCCTCCGGGTTCAATACTGACAGACTCTTTGAGCTTAGTGTTTGGTGAAAAAGTGGTTTCGCTTTCAGGATGAACCGAGAAGATTCCATAATTTTTTATGAGTTTCCCATCCAGATAGACCTCAGCGGCTCCAAATCCGTAAAAATAAAGGTTCCAGTTTTCTTTATAGAAAGCACTGTCGGCAATAAACTGAATTCTCCACCATCCGTAACCCGGCCAGAGTGAATCCGGCATTTCGCTTGCCCGGAGCCCGCCCGGCGGGATATTATGCCATGAGGAATCATTAAAATCAGGATCAGCCCATTCCGGGTTATCACCGGGGTGGTACCTCCAGGATTTATCGAACTTGGGAGAGCTTAAAAGCAGTCGGCCGGTATCAGTTACATCAGCCATTTCGATAGCAGTCAAAGTTGTGTCCTGGTGGACAGGGTTTTCAGCTATGCCCACAGAAAGAAGTAACCCGAAAAATATGGCTAAAGTATTCATGGCACTGTATTTAATTGTACTATAAAACAGGTGCCATTACCATTCGTATTAATACGTATTTCCCCGCCGTGGGCTTTTACAATATCATTAGTGATGCTAAGCCCCAACCCGGTTCCCTCTGTACCTTTCTTGGTCGTAAAAAATGGTTGTAATATCTTACTTCTCATCTCCTCCGGAATTCCCGGTCCGTTGTCTTCAATCTCAATAGATACTTTCCCGTTTTGAAAGGAAGTCCGCACCGTTAGTTTTGCCCTATATTCTTTACCACCACTTTCTGAATGCTGTCGTCTGTCAGCTGACAGCTTTTCCCTCATCGCATCAAAGGCATTGTTGCACAGGTTCACGATCACCCGGCTGAAATCTTCGGCAATCAGCGGTACTTCTCCGATCGAATCATCCAGCTCAAAATCCATAGCTACATTTATGGGATTCTTGCTTGCTCTCATCCCGTGGAAGGAGAGGTTCACAAATTCTTTGACCAAAGCATTCAAATCGGTAGGCTCCATCTTTCCGGAACCACCCCGGCTGTGTTCCAGCATGGATTTAACGATGGAGTCAGCCCGTGATCCATGCTCATGAATTTTGCGGAGATTCATGTCAATGTCCTTCAGTATTTCATGAGCCTCTTTAATACGCCCTTTATCCTCAGCTGAAAGCTGATCACTGAGAGCTGACAGCTCCTCCTTCGTCTCTTCAATCAACTCCACACTTAACTCCGAAAAATTATTCACAAAATTCAGCGGGTTTTTAATCTCATGAGCGATGCCGGCGGTGAGTTGCCCAAGCGAAGCCAGTTTTTCCTGCTGAACCAATTGCTCCTGGGCCGCTCGCAGTTCATTTAATGCCGACTGCAGTTTTTGATAGGCTTCTGCATTTTGAACGGCAATACCTACGTTGGCTGCAATAGTGGAGAGCAAACGAAGGTCAGTTTCGCTGAATCGGTTTTCCTGTTCCTTACTTTGAACGCTGATTACCCCCAGTGATTTTTTACCGGCCAGGATGGGAACTCCAAGGTAAGACTCCACCATTTCCCCTTTCTTCTCAGCCTTAATTTTATCGTAGGTTTCATCGAGGTCGTGGTTCACCAGCAGTGGCTCTTTGCTGGTGATGATTTTTTCGGTGATTCCATTTCCAAAAGGCCGCGATTCTGATTTATCTCCATAGTAATATGGAAAATGAAGCAGGTCTGATTTCTTATCATGAATAGCCAGGTAAACAATGTCTGCTTTAAATGTTTCCCGCATCTTTTCCCCAACCAGTTTAAAAAGCGCATCCACTTCCAGCTGCGATACAATCGCCTTACTGATACTGTTCACGGTTTGAAGTTCGGCGGCTCGCTGCTCGGTTTCCCCCAATAGCCGGGTGGTTTCGTTAAACAATCGGGCATTTTCAAGCGCTACACTCATACTGTTTGTGAGGGTGGTAAGCAGGCGAACATCTGATTCTGTAAACGCGTGCTCCTTTTCTACATTCTGAAGGCTGATGGAGCCCATTACTTTATCACCCACGATCATTGGTACAAAGATGGCTGCCTTGGGAGGTAACCCCTTACTAATACCATGATCGGTGTCTCCGTATTTTTTAGCCGTTTCTACATAATCTTCATTAATAAGTAATGCTTCTTTGGTTTTGATGAGATGTTTATTTGCCCAGATAAATGGCCGGGGTTCTAGATAAAGACGTTCCCCATTTTCAACGGCGTATTCCCAGGTCTCAATTTCTTTGTCATGGTCGAAAGTACGGATGAGCATTGTTTGGGTATTCAGAACCTCACAAATGCGGTTGCCAACCAGGCTGTAGATGGCCTGCATGTCCATTTCCCGCACCAATCCTTCCTGCACACTGTTGATTACGGCCAGCTCGGCATTACGCTGTTCGGTTTCAGCCAGCAGACGGTTGGTTTCATTAAAAAGGCGGGCATTTTCGAGGGCCACCGTCATACTGTTAACCAAGGTGGTAAGTAAACTTACGTCGGAAGAAGAGAAAGCATTCTCCCGGTCCAGGTTTTGAAGGGTCACATACCCGCGAACGGTATCACCCACAATCATTGGTACATATACTGCAGACTTTGCCAATTTTGTTCCGGGTACAGGCTTGAATGGTTTCTTATTTATCCTTGCCATTTCAGCTGCTGCATTCTCATTAATCAGCAGCGTCGATTTATCTTCAATAATTTTAGCTCTAAGCCTGTCGTATAATCTTGATTTTGGGTAAAGCCTTTCCCCGTCTTCAAATACATACTTAAATAGTTCTTTCTTCACTTCGTGATTAAAAGTAACCACACCGGTTACCTGGGCATCAAAAAGATCTCTAATTCGGGAACCCACTAAATCATAGATACCCTGCATGTCCATTTCAGCAACAAGGCCCTGTTGTACACTATTTATAACGGCAAGCTCTGCATTTCGCTGTTCGGTTTCGTTAAAAAGACGTGCATTTTCCAGCGC
Proteins encoded:
- a CDS encoding GAF domain-containing protein, giving the protein MIIIGGNMGKEVTSELLQQREAELAVINNVQKALLEQKDMQHIYEMVGEHIRDLFDAQVAVISTFNLETGTEHFHYAFEDGERHDLKPRPIDKLRQRLIDTQELICINENADEVWTELTGEEPSVAPGTKLTKSALWVPMVSGKTTFGYLSLQNVDREHAFSDDDTQLLSTLANSLGIALESARLFNETEQRNAELAVINSVQQGLVAEMDLQGIYNLVGDKIRDLFDSQVTVIAEFDTESKIEHFHYVFEDGKRFYPDSRKYDGIRDYIINTHQLIHINENAPEATKQYGGTGKAAPGTKFPKSMVYVPLILGDKVRGYVSLQNLDREFAFSDSDVRLLSTLANSMSVALENARLFNETEQRNAELAVINSVQQGLVAEMDMQGIYDLVGEKVRVLFDAQGVIIGTFNHESEQEHFQYAFENGERVEPAPRPYDKIRRRLISTQKLIHIAENAKEAYTTITGEAPKAVPGTTFPKSMLYVPLKVGNSVRGYVSLQNIDKEHAFSESDVRLLSTLANSMSVALENARLFNETEQRNAELAVINSVQQGLVAEMDMQGIYDLVGNRIHELFDAQVTGIVTFNHEAKTEDWKYAFEDGARMYPKVRRYDKIREKIIKEKTILNIEENAAEILSEIKGETIKPVPGTRLAKSALYVPMIVSDEVRGYLTLQNNDREHAFSDSDVRLLSTLANSMSVALENARLFNETEQRNAELAVINSVQQGLVAEMDMQGIYDLVGSRIRDLFDAQVTGVVTFNHEVKKELFKYVFEDGERLYPKSRLYDRLRAKIIEDKSTLLINENAAAEMARINKKPFKPVPGTKLAKSAVYVPMIVGDTVRGYVTLQNLDRENAFSSSDVSLLTTLVNSMTVALENARLFNETNRLLAETEQRNAELAVINSVQEGLVREMDMQAIYSLVGNRICEVLNTQTMLIRTFDHDKEIETWEYAVENGERLYLEPRPFIWANKHLIKTKEALLINEDYVETAKKYGDTDHGISKGLPPKAAIFVPMIVGDKVMGSISLQNVEKEHAFTESDVRLLTTLTNSMSVALENARLFNETTRLLGETEQRAAELQTVNSISKAIVSQLEVDALFKLVGEKMRETFKADIVYLAIHDKKSDLLHFPYYYGDKSESRPFGNGITEKIITSKEPLLVNHDLDETYDKIKAEKKGEMVESYLGVPILAGKKSLGVISVQSKEQENRFSETDLRLLSTIAANVGIAVQNAEAYQKLQSALNELRAAQEQLVQQEKLASLGQLTAGIAHEIKNPLNFVNNFSELSVELIEETKEELSALSDQLSAEDKGRIKEAHEILKDIDMNLRKIHEHGSRADSIVKSMLEHSRGGSGKMEPTDLNALVKEFVNLSFHGMRASKNPINVAMDFELDDSIGEVPLIAEDFSRVIVNLCNNAFDAMREKLSADRRQHSESGGKEYRAKLTVRTSFQNGKVSIEIEDNGPGIPEEMRSKILQPFFTTKKGTEGTGLGLSITNDIVKAHGGEIRINTNGNGTCFIVQLNTVP